One part of the Candidatus Poribacteria bacterium genome encodes these proteins:
- a CDS encoding ABC transporter ATP-binding protein: MQKTDVIVTEGVTKVYAADGIPVNALNGVDLTIQSGEFTALVGPSGSGKTTFLNIISGLDSPTEGKVWLAGKVLSEMSGNELSDFRRDNIGFIFQAYNLIPVLSVEENVEYIMLLAGVPKAERHERVIAMLTSVGLEGVADRMPTQLSGGQQQRVAIARAMVSEPTIILADEPTANLDSKTGADLLEMMHRLNAETGMTFIFSTHDPMVMESAQRLITLRDGQIDSDETK; this comes from the coding sequence ATGCAGAAGACAGATGTTATCGTCACAGAAGGTGTGACAAAGGTGTATGCAGCGGATGGAATTCCCGTTAACGCCCTTAACGGCGTTGATTTAACCATCCAATCGGGAGAATTCACGGCACTGGTGGGTCCCTCTGGTTCAGGCAAAACAACCTTTCTCAACATTATCTCTGGGCTGGACAGTCCCACAGAAGGGAAAGTGTGGCTTGCCGGCAAGGTGTTATCAGAGATGAGTGGCAACGAACTCTCTGACTTTCGACGGGATAATATCGGGTTCATCTTTCAGGCTTACAACCTGATTCCTGTGCTATCGGTTGAAGAAAACGTTGAGTACATCATGCTCCTGGCGGGTGTCCCGAAAGCAGAGCGGCATGAGCGGGTTATCGCAATGCTCACGTCAGTCGGATTAGAGGGAGTTGCCGACCGGATGCCGACGCAACTTTCAGGCGGACAGCAGCAACGCGTCGCTATTGCGCGTGCTATGGTATCTGAACCTACAATTATCCTCGCCGATGAGCCGACCGCAAACCTCGACTCGAAAACGGGTGCCGATCTGCTTGAGATGATGCATCGCCTTAACGCGGAAACCGGTATGACGTTCATCTTCTCAACCCATGATCCAATGGTGATGGAGAGTGCCCAACGTCTAATTACGCTTCGCGACGGGCAAATAGACAGCGATGAAACGAAATAG